Below is a genomic region from Henckelia pumila isolate YLH828 chromosome 3, ASM3356847v2, whole genome shotgun sequence.
GTCCAACAATATCCATTACCCACTGATCAAAAGAGCAAGCTGCTACTACTGCTTTAATAAACTCTGCAGGCTTCCACTGTAGATTAGCATGCCTTTGACAGTTATAACATGAATTAACTAGGACGGACACAAATTTTCGCATGGTAGGCCAAAAGAACCCAGCTAAGAGGGCTTTCCTTGCTAGAGCTATGCTGCCCAAGTGATTTCCACAacatccttcatgaatttcacgtAGAACATAATTTGCTTCGTCCAGGCCTAGACATTTCAGAAGGGGTCGGGAGAATGACCTTTTGAAGATAATTCGATCAATCATCACGAAACGTAAGGATCCTTTCTTAATTTCCCTAGCCTTCTTGTTATCGTTCGAGAGTTCACCCTTAGTCAAGTATTTGTGTATGTCATATCTCCAATTCCCTTCAAGCACTTCAGTTATGATGTCATCTAAATGTTCAAGTTGGGAGACAGCCTCCCGACCTTTCAATCCGAGCTCGGGTGCTTCTCCCATGGAACTCACTAGGCGAGCCAAGTGATCAGTCTTCTCATCTTTGAATTTGTCCAATGCTCGAGcatattttatcattttttcattcttgatctcaaattttccATTGCTCTGTTGTATAGCTATCTGTGAGTCTGAGTATAGGATGGCTTGGGAAACACCAAGATTCCGAGCAGCTTTTAGTCCGAGCAAAAGTGCTTCATATTCTGATTCATTATTAGATGCTCAGAAATCCAACCTTATTGAAATGTTGGTTTTCTCACTCACAAGGTGAAATTATCAAAATTCCGACTCCACTTCCTGTTTGGCAAGATGATCCATATACGAATATCTTCCACTGCCCTTCTTGTTCTAACTGGGAAGTTTTCGCCAGAAAATCAGCTAGGACTTGAGCTTTGATGGCGGATCGGGGTTCAAACTTTATGTCGTACTCGCTTAATTTTGTGACCCACTTGATAAGTCTTCCTGATGCATCCGGGTTGGCTGCAACTTTTCCCAAAGCACTATTAGTATTGACAGTGATCGGGTGTGACAAGAAGTCGGACCTCAACTTCCTAGTCGTAATGACAAGGGCCAGGGCTAAATTTTCTTGAGTCATGTAATTAAGTTTCGTGCCCTTTAGGGCATGACTGACGAAGTACACAGGCAAATGATTCATTCCCTCCTTCCTGACCAGGATCGAGCTGGCAGCTCGAGGAGTGACGGACAGGTAAAAAAAGAGCTCTTCCCCCCTGGACTGGATTATTCAGCACTGGTAGCTCTTTCAAGTATGTCTTCAATTCTTGGAATTCTTGCTCGCTCTGTTCATCCCActcaaaattttttgtttttctaaGTGCTTTGAAGAAAGGGAAATTCTTATCCGCTGATCTTGATATGAACCGAGCCAATGCAGCAATTCTCCCAAACAAtctctgtggggacctcgggttgctaatctcgtcttagggcaactaatgattaattaaacaattaatcaaacattaaaagaataaataaaccaagagcacaatttttttttttaaattccatcacctcgctcgatcggtcaaacttcaccgatcgagcgagctataaAAATCAAGCTCTCGGGTCTACATcatttttggtctcgctcgatcggtcaaatcttaccgatcgagcaagcagGAAAATTCAAGTTTTCTACCTGATAaaaaacaggcctcgcttgatcggtcaaatcttaccgatcgagcggccactcTGAACAGAAAATCTGCAGAAATATTTtgtgctgtcaaaacttggatCAAAGCATAATTTCTCATCAAACATGGATTCTACACATGCTATAAAATCTGGAAAtatgcatacatacatatatgaaGTCTCAAGCATCAATCCATGcaattattacatcaaacgaatagcataaaaacatgaaacgataagctacactaagtctcaaaagtgagcttctaaatcacAAGTTCCATGTCAAATTCAATACTatctaactaccattcttcagcttaaacccgagtccacacttgctaaatctcgctcccgagctatcaacgtcatctcagactagctcctgccccatctgttgcaatgcacacatacaaaacaaagcaacagtcggataaactccggtgagaaaacattctcagtataatcgacatataaagcgttaaataaatcatatcaactctattcgtaacgactcaacaatagagtaaataacgcatatctcgattaagaattgattcatatttcgtcattgccatcaagattcatatccgattttgacatggatatccatctatcgtagccattctgggctagaaaataaggttaactataaccttggcatagaatcaattcaatatagcctcGTATCATAATCGtatcgactcaaatcaaagatccactacctgggatggattgacaacatcaaaatcaaatcaaaacaataaatacgtatgtggttttgacgggacaactcaagaaacgtcattcttgagtttcaaatccctgactcgcgatgtcgtcattataccttcgtatttcttctattttgaacgcttcaaatctgaaacatagcatcaaaacattcaatataatcttcattctattcaatcaattcaaaatctatTCAAAACCAGTAATATCTCTTCAATACAATTCATTTCAACCTCACTTCATCTTCTTTGGTTTGAATTCGgagtcttgagtcgttagcTTTCAAAAGTagtctgaaactgagaaataaaattgcTATATCGTCAATAACATCTAGACGAATATCTTatctcagttataggctatcaaaacggttcCAAAACATTAATCAATGGCGTAGCGACTGagaatcggtaaccgacgaaatatcgaattcgaatctaACATCAATTCAATTCACAAGTCTATTCAAATCAGCAAAACATACTTCTAATCTTCATACCAGCGGTTATAAACATCATATATAAACTGGAAATCATTCTTCAATACAAATACGATAAATTCTTCGATCCAGTTTCGATATCGAATCGTATAAACGTTGAAGAACATGGTCATACAATCCAAAAGCTGATCTTTGCAATATTTCGCTCCATAAAGCATACCGAAGTAATCAGAAACTTACATTATATCTAAGCCCTTGtcttaaggattccagaactcttttcgaaatcgaaatcggacaatcgtatcaaaagttacggggttttgaaaatcaagaattcaaagAAAGAAAAAGGCTTCGGCTTCTGCACtctaaattctgaataaaatctGAAGCATACACGTTGacatgctgataatctgattagaaatcggatatgtattttataattgcaatttagtccctcaagtcttcattaattgcaattcagtcctcagccttctttttaattcaatttcaatcctaaataatttaagaatattagaatttaaatcgaaactctaaatattcccaaattaaatatacttggattagaattaaataaatttggattaattaaataatcctggctttttgcactttagcccttcaaacttcgatatttgtaaatcagtccctgatcgggttgaatcctcaaaattaatcttctttaattcccgaaacatggaatttaatctcaaattccataaatattcaatttgaatatttattcttttaatttaagaattctcggaatttaattctcaaaatccgtaaattctcaaattaaatattttcagctcggaaattaaatctatcattaccataacttctcaaatcaatattagcccataatatggaatttaattctcaaatcccataattaataatttaatattttcgggccttataattcctcccctctaaaaaatgatttcgtcctcgaaatcgtattcaatcgaattattcaatctgatagactgaatgattatctgaagtaattctcacttcaatcatccaactctaATCTTtgtatctcatctcttcatttcttatcaaactatttcttcgaatctgcttctattttCTTGTACTTTAATTAACCGATAAGAATTCTTTCTGAGTGGTTTCTTTCCTCAATTAAGGATCtgtcgaataatcgacttaactcagaatcttttcaCTATCTATCTCATCGGATTAAAGCATGTAGGAAGAATCGACTGATACTTCCTTtacatggatacatggaataaatcagatccatcatatcaagctgaaaagaataaatcgttcaatcaaatcatcaattctatcTGACATCTCAGTCAGTGAAATTTAGCTTTAgtgacgacttgtttctttctctatattattccatgctctgcatagaacatatatcaagtctatgATGTCATTCAGTTCATCTCTTCAAAATCAGTATTCtcattcatattctgaatctgcaaaacaactctgctctttctcaattctgaattgaatgatgtttcatgaataactttttcgcttaactaatcagtttcagcttcaaaagttatatctatcattcaattactcattttgtttcttcttctctgttttcctttcgtacagattcatctttaaaatctttgtgtgtctcaaatcaaatctgatctgatatcaacaattcatgtctgatctgatgtcatatacttcggtagtatcatttcaacacaaagaaatcggattttTTTCCATCATAAcatcatagcattatctcaaaatcgactcaatagctgttacaggaattataatcatcaagtggcaacacatcaaatcaagtaataccgaatcaggtattaaagttctgagaatattctcaacatctggaaaatcaactcagataatccatcaatcgaagaatgatataatgcaatcacatataaccaactctcagaacatcagtcaatcaatcgatgtcacattctgtcgaataaatctaaagtcttaatcctgacaatagattttaatcattcctgtaatttcatcatatctctatcttcttcacagctaTCTAGTCATATCTGTATCACAACTTATACAACGTATTCTaaaattctgattagtctattcggactatctattaatcagagtataatatgctgtattcacagatttcaaagtattcagagcggttgataatcggtatcatgtcaggtaaagttcattctcgaaattcgattcatctacTCTGACTATTCTTCAATTCAAGAATAACATTCAAAAAGTACTCAGAGCCTTCTGATCGTCTGTATTACAATTCACTAGTAAACCTAATGTCTCAATTTGAAACAAtaattcttggcttactgtgaCATCTCGCACAATTCTGATCACGGATCAGTGATTCATTCGTACATACAGATCATCTTACCCAGTAACTTCAGTCAATCTGATCATACTACCACCTGCTTACCTCATCTATACCGCTTCATCAtggtagtttcgcaaaatattctttcaactcataatctcatttcaatttctggagtttctaaactatcactgaactcatctggtcaacgattttcaacttcatcagaaactctctatacgtttaacttcaaaaacgtactaattctgttacatctgtttgctttatcttctgataaaacaattattagattaatcttaaattcattaTTGTGCATTATCTTCAAAATCTGAgattttttttcagaaatatcaagcacaatcagataatcaatcacAAACGAATTCATCCATTCTGAtttgaggcttcaattcatatctcaatctgacattctttactgaattctcatcacttcagtttactttctgtgtttcttttatctttagaACAGTGCTGACTTATttccaatcgaaaatcattctgattggtatatattcgtctgaatatttAAACCAtaatacacagaaatctaaaATCAATTCATCGAATATCTATCTCATTCCTCATTTCCGTTTCTCAATCGAGTTCTAATCACTTGATCTTatctcaatgtgctttaatccttccaaatcgattctcacttaatttggattacagtaattctgactgttttagtatctatctcgacactcaagcacataaattcaaagatcaatcaataaaatattcatctcGTTTCTTCGTTCTATTTCCCAATTCTTAGCAAATCATATCATtaacccaaaatttttttccaaaaaatcgaattggaaattctatcaattacgagccaaaaatattaaaatatattgaatgtatacatcaaacaatcaataactcttgaaattcataatcagggaaactcactcaagtcaaggtcatccaaagaaCAATATTTTGAATGACAaactgctaagtgaaaacaacttactagcatctcaactcaagACGAGTAAATCAATTCAGACTCTAAAAAAGAATAAGAGTCCatcaaaatcgattgaggtcgaatatcaaaacctcagaatcgatatcaagaatttcaaaatcatgattttatgatgtaataacctcagtaaaatcaaataaaagactcatctgtaactgattttcatatcgtcATCATCTCTTCTctaaacctcaaaagcagtattcaattcatcaattcatcaagTCGCTAtaaaattccagttcacaacttaaactaaagttgaAATCTTACTGGAATATATTTGTCATCTCTATTCATCGGCATAtctatcaatgctgatttagatcttgaacatatctagtgtagtagcccgtaaccaaaatcagtaattaaggaattaatcataattacttgggaagagttcggaagctccgaaggtgagttcgaaagctccgaacaggatcggaagctccgatgcaggatcggaaggtccgatggtattacgtcaggcatgacgtgtggttggatcggaagctccgatcacccctatccgaagtcaacaagtgatattttgacacgtggaagatcaggatcttcggaagctccgatggcaggatcggacgttccgatcgaggttcggaagttccgatcgaggatcggaggctccgatcgttgtctataaatagaaggccgagaattcactttcaattgccaattccggatttcctctctactctagtcgtatgcGAGTTATTCTAGCCTtcataggcttgacccgggagtcatcGAGGCGTTCGAAAGTCATAGCAGaattgtgcccaagttctggtggcatcgacatcaaagggctaacgacggacgaaggtatagcttttgcttcctataaatatttaaaagtatgtaatagcttaattaaggcttttagagcactttaatgatagtagtatcatttggcagtgtagagaagactataggcgtggacctagagttggtagagcttgcactgattttgaggtacgaaagtactgttcaagatattctgactgagtatgcatgtattatgtgactgcatggtttatatgtcattgatttatgctgcattcatttgcatactgagctatctccttcgagatgtctgttagtagggtttttccctatcctgttagtggttgaacttccatcgatttgggtccggcatatccactggtattatggtatgggagctacctcctaaagcgacggcacagcgtgctacataccagggcccggtctgtctctgttatctgatccttgacctcgagtttataaggagttcactttgcatgcatgtatactcatactctcgtacttagcgttttatgctcacgtctcgtactctgtgtttctggacaccctattccatggggcaggtttgcgattggatgaggcgggtggatccaagaggggctaggcagttgttggtcagctggagcttcgcctaggttttatttctgttgttattggattaatacagctgttcgatatggttgtataatatttgggtatttacagattccttgccttgggattgtttatggtttccgcatttttattctgatatccgtttaattgagttaattgcatgcctaagttctgtttagaaGGTGAtctaggtaagggtcactacatttatggtatcagagcatgcaaagtattcttgggatttagattctacataagataaccgttaggttaattttgtagatggcagatcgtgatgaccagagttctcatggcagtattggtgggcgttggggtaaTGCCGACcaggagcctcgtcgggaacgccgtCATCTTCATCGAGATGAGAACCATTTCAGTGTTCGTTgattcttgcagatggcacctaagcccttggttggaggtgagtctccggaggatgcgaagaactggttagaccgcatggagacgatttttcagactttccaatgcatcgaagagcagaagatggagacactgggttatcttctagatggacgtgcgcgcaggtggtggaggtttacttctgcaccttttgttgcggcgagaggagtggccacctgggccgagttccgcacagcttttcagaagctgtatttttctcctgcactccgtcagtcgaaggcaggcgagctactgagtctgcgacagggagccatgtatattgatgagtatcagcagaagttctttgatctgctatcctattgccccgagattgccgacagcttcgagatgaagtataatctgttccttcagggccttaaccctaagatccatgaccgtgtggcggttggtgacgacatgtcctacgagagTTTGGTGAgctgttgtcaccaggcggaggacagcattcgacggaacaggtctttctctcagtcgagacctgctagttctttgggtccccgtgcccaatctttcaagaagtctggatctacttcttcttcctctggctctgctggtgttgtccgtttcggtaataaggacaagtgtgatcactgtgggaagaaccatccatccaacaagtgccgtagagcttctggagcttgttttcattgtggagagactggttatatccggagggattttccactatctgggggaggcggttctggttctggtttaggatctggttctcaggccaccgttcagtaGAGGACGCAGGGaaagcctgctgggagttcttatttgaggccacgagcttctggccaggtgtttgccttgaggcatgatcaggcagtggaggagaatgaaaaagtcatcgcaggtacatttctgctttatggtatacctgctcttgtacttattgacactggtgcatctcattccttcatttttgcacgttttgttaagaggcataagttaccatgaaTTGCACTAGACgcagtgatgtctgtttctactccgacgggccaatctgctttggctaagcgtctagtgataggttgccctttagagttcgaagggaacattctgttagcgaatctcatggttcttgcgatggacgactttgattgcattctgggaatagatatgttgactacctatcgagcatcagtggactgctatcagagattagtacgcatTCATCCGGAAGgaagtgagagctggtttttctatggagagggagcgcgacccccgatgcctttggtatcagctttgagagcctgtcgagctctagagtctggcggggaaggctaccttatctatgtagtttatttgtccactgagagcattgggatagagagtattcatgttgtggatgaattcccagatgtattttttgatgagattccgggttttcctcctgttaaggaagtcgagtttggcatagagttgatgccgggtacttctcctatttctcgagcaccgtatcgtctggctccgccaaatatgcgtgagttgaagaatcagctacaggatcttttggacaaggggtacatttgtcctagtgtatctccttggggagctcctgttctttttgtaaagaagaaggatgggtcgatgcggctgtgcattgactatcggcagctgaatcgagtcactgtgaagaacaagtatccattgcctcgtattgatgacttgtttgatcagctgcagggcacttcagtttactccaagattgacttgaaatttgggtatcatcagttgagagtccgtgatcaggacgtagccaagactgcattccgtactcgctatgggcattacgagttcctagtgatgccatttggtttgactaatgtgccggctatattcatggatctgatgaa
It encodes:
- the LOC140890104 gene encoding uncharacterized protein; the protein is MNHLPVYFVSHALKGTKLNYMTQENLALALVITTRKLRSDFLSHPITVNTNSALGKVAANPDASGRLIKWVTKLSEYDIKFEPRSAIKAQVLADFLAKTSQLEQEGQWKIFVYGSSCQTGKYEALLLGLKAARNLGVSQAILYSDSQIAIQQSNGKFEIKNEKMIKYARALDKFKDEKTDHLARLVSSMGEAPELGLKGREAVSQLEHLDDIITEVLEGNWRYDIHKYLTKGELSNDNKKAREIKKGSLRFVMIDRIIFKRSFSRPLLKCLGLDEANYVLREIHEGCCGNHLGSIALARKALLAGFFWPTMRKFVSVLVNSCYNCQRHANLQWKPAEFIKAVVAACSFDQWVMDIVGPFPISTGQRKFLLVGVDYFSKWVVAEPLAKITEKEIALQL